Genomic window (Sphaerodactylus townsendi isolate TG3544 linkage group LG12, MPM_Stown_v2.3, whole genome shotgun sequence):
tgtcttgcccactGTCAGCCAcggtcaccagatttaagtatcttcagatCTGGCCAACTTTGCTATCAGCATATAGAAAAGTGAGAACCTGCAATACTCACGAGGGGGGATActtcccccccatccctgctCAGTCCCCACACCCAATTTCCTCCtgactgtgggggagggggacaggagaTTCACGCAAGGGAGAAtccctcattttcccttcctattgATAAGCCTAGCATGACTCCAGGACCTGCACAACTGCTGCTGAGTCCGGGACGGCACCTGTCTGCCACTGCCAGTCCGGAGTGGCTGCcgacttcctcttcctctgctgctgAACCTGAGGCAGATGCCAGGAGCTGCCATCACCACTGCTACACCCAAGATTTCTGCCAGCATCAACTGCCACAGTGTGACTTTTTATGTCTTTCTCTACCACTGCTGCTGAGCCCAGGGCAGTTGGTGGCATACTCTCCAGCCACAGTCATGCCCTCATTGGCTCCATTATGCTCTGGTAAGATGCAGACAATGCAAATGTACTTGGGGGGTTTATTTCCCCCAAATTTATTTTATGGTTGAGATCAGATTTTTATGCAAACTGGGGAATCCCCCATGTGTGAAGGAACAGCATCAGTGCGGACCCAATTTGTGGATTTAGGTATCCATAcacaggggtggggaagggttacATATTGCTATTAGAGAAGGGGAAAGTTAATCTGGGAGTTAGCTTTTTGCTATAGCAACAACATATCTAGGGCTATTGTTAGATTTTACAAGtgtctgcttcattcagtcaagcaagagttaactgctgaagtcacatgcctggaatcacagGAGCTTCTGGAAAATCTCTCTGCTGCTTCTTTCAGCAAAAAAAGgacaggcagacacacaggcacagatagactgcacagacacccagccTGAGAACTTGCATGGatggagtttgctgttcctacatTTAgtttaaattcatttgttatctggTAAAGTTCTAAAAAACAACTAATTCACATCTCTGTcctattatttattttgctaaTTCATCTCAATACAACAGCTATCTACATATTGATTTATACAGAATACTTCTACCAAAGCTTTAGTTAAAATAAAAGAGGTTAGGATTAAATTTTTGAtagcaataattagaaaataaGGGGGTTAATATACAAAACTCTGACAACTGAAACTTATGTGTGGTGCCTGGATTTGGGTCTGGTTTTTAGAGACAAACAAAATGTGTCAGGCCCTGTATCCAAGAGTGGTCAGAAAACAAGTGGGGACCTACAAGAAATGTGCAGGTGCAGTATCCCATCCCCTCACTTTGCTTCCAGCCCTTCCCCCTgacttctctgtctctttctccctcctgccacctcTTTCCTTACTCTCTCTCCTCTATGCCCACTGCTttctctacttctgccctccacCCCATCACTTTTTGCCTCTCATCTTCtcaccttcttcctctcctcctcccacaacagcagtggcagaggcagcgGTGCTTCCAGCCCCCCAACTGCTTTCTTCAACCCACAGCAGAGAGTTGATGACCAAATAGAATTGATGACTAAATAGAACTGATGACTAAAACAGGTTTTAAGGTTGAAAAGGATAAAATATCTGGATATTATGTTGCCAAATATGAACTGTacgttatttcaaaataattttattaatataTGGAATAAAGTTTAAAAAGACTGGGCAGGGTAGAGTAAACTGTTACCACTGCTGGAGAGAATTTCTGTGACTACCATGAATGTTATTTCTGTTTCATATAATATCAGTGTTGGCAAATGATATTCCATTCAAACACATCAAAGACAAATCAGACTTTGTCTACCAAGGGAAACAAATTTTGGGTTAAATATAAAATACTACAAGATGCAAAAGAGAGATCTAGATTCACCTGACCTGAAATTATATTTTACAGCTTGCTGTTTGGATTGGTTGAAAGAATGGATTCTGCTGAGCAATAGAAGATTGCTTCATCTAGAAGGACATGATCTGACATATGGGTGACATGCCTGTTTATGGTATAAAGctaataaagattttaataatcattatattaTGTTGTCATTCTGAAAGTATAGGACAATTTTAAATCTaaactatgttttaaaaaatgccaaggTGGCTTTCATTACAAGAATTATTtagatgtgaaatgaaatttgaaagCAGATGGATAACATGTTGTGACATTTTAGAATTTTCACAAGGGGAATGTAAAATTAAATTGAGAAATCAATTATAAGAATAAAAtacttttaattgattttttatgCTCAATTACTACTAGAAAGATTTAAAATAGCTAAAAGATCTCATGGTTTGGGGGATTCTAATACTGAAGTGGAACTATGCTGTTGCTAAGATGTATGAGGTCTTGTTGAGATTTgatattgtacactgcccagagccctctggggatggggcggtataccaaattgaattaataacaataacaataataacaataataataatttgacacAGAAGAATGAGTGAAAGGATGTATGATGAAATGGCATAATATACATGGAaaaatgggagaatatgtggctAAAGGAGGTTAAATTTATATTAAGTTCCAGTCttgagaatgtttttttaaaatgatgtaccATTAGTATTTGTCACTGGAGAAATTGAAAAAAAGATgtataaaaacatttcaaatgtatGTTGGAAATGTGATCCTCATAAAGAGCTTTTTATCGTTTATGGTTGACTTGTAACAAAGTTAAAAAGACTGGATGCAAATACATTCAACAATTcagaacattttaattttaaacaccaagacacaaatgaaaccagaggcttttcttttgggTCTTGTGGAACTCTGCTTTTATATATGACATCTACAGCAAAAATACTATATGAGCAAAATTGGACATTTTATCTGTACCTACAACTGAGGAATGGTTTGTGAACTTGATGGAGACAAGCTAAACTTCTTTAATTAGAGAAAATAACTTATTTAAATTCACTGATAAGTAGAAACCCGTCAGACatgaaaaacagaatgaattTAGGATTTGTGGATTAGCATAGCTAGACATAACAGAGtcaaatatcaattaaaattaatCTTACAAATGTTAGCTAGAGATcaaaaattaaacttttaaatgtgttaattaatACAGTTGGGACTGGgagccctcccttcccctctgcggTGGTTCTCCTCCCCTCTTCCGTCTGCTTGACTCTGAAGTCTTCAGAACGACAAAGGGCCTCTTCAGCGTCATGGGGGCGGCGGCCGACCGGCGGGGGCTCGAAGcaacgcccctcccccccaccacacacacggggggggggactccaaaaGGCCCCCGTTTTGCTGGGCTGCTGTCACGTTAGGGAAGCCACCTCGTCGGGGGCcggcaaggggatggggtgagtcgccgccgccgccgcctgtgGGGCCGACCCAGGGCTCcagccgggccgggccgggcgcgCCCCACTGGGCCTGCGGGGCCGCGTGTCCCGCCGCCTCCGCGAGGCCCGCCCGGGACGGGCAGGCAGACAGGGCCGGCCGGACCTCCCAGGCTTTCCGCCCCCCGCGCTCCCTCCCGGCCTCACCTGCTGCCGCCGGCCAAATGGGAGAACCAGCCGAGGTTGTCGGCGATGAGGTGGCGGCTGCGGCAGCCGGGGCAGGTGGCGATGACCAGGCCGCGGTGGTAGGCCGCCCGAGACACCGTCTGCGCTGCCCGCCGCCCGCACACCCCGCACGTGTAGGCCAGGCCGTAGCGCGGGGCGGCCGAAGGCGCctcctccccgccgccgccgccgccgccacccgccAGGCCTCGCCACGGCCCGCCTGGAGCCCGCGTCAGCAGCCGCCGccaggccgccgccgccatctTGCGCCCCAGCCCCGCTCGGCtgcgcggaggaggaggagggcggcggcTCCAAACAGGGTCTCCCGTATCCTAGTGCAGCAACACTCaccactatccccccccccccccacctttggccTCGTTCTTGGCGCCTGGGGGGTGAGGAACCCTGCAAGTGGAAAATGGACGACACACGTGTGTTATTTGGACGGCAGGCGGAAAGTGAGCCCACAACAGCTCTGGGAAAGGAGGCCACGTGCAGGCACAAGGCACGCGCTCCCTCTCTTACATGCTGCTGGAGGGCCAAAGGCCACCGGCCAGGACCTTCCCCAGTAATATAAAATGGCCGATGAACCTCAGTTTCAAAAATAGTTTCATGCACTCAtaacagagcagcagcagcatgtaggcttgccaacttccaggcacaGGTCCAATTTCCGGACTGCAAGAGATTGTGGGAATGGACTAGAatgtctacaaattgtatttgataccAAGGAATAtaagtttgtatgaaccaaagatttctaag
Coding sequences:
- the DNLZ gene encoding DNL-type zinc finger protein; the protein is MAAAAWRRLLTRAPGGPWRGLAGGGGGGGGEEAPSAAPRYGLAYTCGVCGRRAAQTVSRAAYHRGLVIATCPGCRSRHLIADNLGWFSHLAGGSRNIEEILAAKGETVKRVIVDGALELFLENSDSVRSPSQTTGGDGEDSLGPGKDPV